The following proteins are co-located in the Mus pahari chromosome 14, PAHARI_EIJ_v1.1, whole genome shotgun sequence genome:
- the LOC110331680 gene encoding proton-coupled amino acid transporter 1: MSTQRLRNEDYHDYSSTDVSPEESPSEGLGNFSPGSYQRLGENSSMTWFQTLIHLLKGNIGTGLLGLPLAVKNAGLLLGPLSLLVIGIVAVHCMGILVKCAHHLCRRLNKPFLDYGDTVMYGLECSPSTWVRSHSHWGRRIVDFFLIVTQLGFCCVYFVFLADNFKQVIEAANGTTTNCNNNVTVIPTPTMDSRLYMLSFLPFLVLLSFIRNLRVLSIFSLLANISMFVSLIMIYQFIVQRIPDPSHLPLVAPWKTYPLFFGTAIFAFEGIGVVLPLENKMKDSQKFPLILYLGMAIITVLYISLGSLGYLQFGANIKGSITLNLPNCWLYQSVKLLYSIGIFFTYALQFYVAAEIIIPAIVSRVPEHFELMVDLCVRTAMVCVTCVLAILIPRLDLVISLVGSVSSSALALIIPPLLEVATYYGEGISPLTITKDALISILGFVGFVVGTYESLCELIQPSHSDSSANSTSAFI, encoded by the exons ATGGTTCCAGACCCTGATCCACCTGCTGAAAGGCAACATTGGCACCGGACTGCTGGGGCTGCCTCTGGCAGTGAAGAACGCAGGCCTCCTG TTGGGTCCTCTCAGCCTGCTGGTGATTGGCATCGTGGCCGTGCACTGCATGGGTATCCTGGTGAAGTGTGCTCATCACTTATGTCGTAG ACTGAACAAACCCTTTTTGGACTATGGGGACACGGTGATGTACGGACTAGAATGCAGCCCCAGCACCTGGGTCCGGAGCCACTCCCACTGGGGAAG GCGCATCGTGGACTTCTTCCTCATCGTCACTCAGCTGGGATTCTGCTGCGTCTACTTTGTGTTTCTGGCGGACAACTTTAAACAG GTGATAGAAGCAGCCAACGGGACCACCACCAACTGCAACAACAATGTGACCGTGATCCCGACGCCCACCATGGACTCTCGGCTCTACATgctctccttcctgcccttcctgGTGCTGCTGTCTTTCATCAGGAACCTGCGTGTCTTGTCCATCTTCTCCCTGCTGGCCAACATCAGCATGTTCGTCAGCCTGATCATGATATACCAGTTCATTGTCCAG AGGATCCCAGACCCCAGCCACCTCCCCTTGGTGGCTCCTTGGAAGACCTACCCTCTGTTCTTTGGCACGGCGATTTTTGCTTTTGAAGGCATTGGAGTG GTTTTACCCCTTGAGAACAAAATGAAGGACTCACAGAAATTTCCATTGATCCTGTATTTGGGGATGGCAATCATCACTGTACTCTACATCAGCCTGGGGAGCCTGGGGTACCTGCAATTTGGAGCAAATATCAAGGGCAGCATCACCCTCAACCTGCCCAACTGCTG GTTGTACCAGTCGGTGAAGCTGCTGTACTCCATAGGCATCTTCTTCACCTATGCTCTCCAGTTCTATGTCGCGGCTGAGATCATCATCCCGGCCATTGTGTCCCGGGTGCCTGAGCATTTCGAGCTGATGGTGGACCTTTGTGTGCGCACCGCCATGGTCTGTGTGACAT gtGTTCTGGCCATCCTCATCCCCCGCCTGGACCTGGTCATCTCCCTAGTGGGCTCTGTGAGCAGCAGTGCCCTGGCCCTCATCATCCCGCCCCTGCTGGAGGTGGCCACCTACTATGGAGAGGGCATTAGCCCCCTGACCATCACCAAGGACGCCCTCATCAGCATCCTGGGGTTCGTGGGGTTCGTGGTGGGGACCTACGAGTCTCTGTGTGAGCTGATCCAGCCAAGCCATAGCGACTCCTCTGCCAATTCCACCAGTGCCTTCATATAA